In Desulfosudis oleivorans Hxd3, the DNA window GAAACCCCCTCCCGCAGCACCCGGTTAAGGAAGTCACCGATCTTCTCCTCCAGAAAATCGATCTTGGCTTCCCGCATGTCGATCCCCTCCATCAGGGTCAGTTCAGGAAAGATGGCGTCCCGCTTGGGAATCTCCCGCCGCAGCAGTTCGATCTCTTCCCGCTCTTTAACCCCTTTTGCCACATGCTGTTCATCAGAGATAAAAGGAATAATAATGGCCCGAAGCATACGCTCCAGCAGCTTGGCCATGCGGGAGAGTTCGGTGCGGGCCAGGCTGATGGCGATTTCCGGGGTTTTGATGCTGCTGTCATCCAGGTACCAGGTGGTCAGTTCCCGGGTGATCTGCTCTTTTTTCCTGTCCGGGAATACCTTCTGAATCAGCCGGGCGAATACCGTGGTGAATGGAAGAAACACAAGTCCGACACTGACATTGAACAGGGTGTGTGCGTTGGCGATCTGCCGGGCCATACCGCCGCCGAAATGGGTGGTCAGGTCCCGAACCATGGCCGCAAACTCTGGAATCCAGAAAACAAACAACATAACGCCGGCCACCTTGAACAGCACATGGCCCATGGCCACCCGCTTGGCCTCCCGGGTCATACCAATACTGGCCAGAATCGCCGTAACACAGGTACCGACGTTCGCCCCCAGCACCATGGGGATGCCGGCCTCCAGGGTGATCAGGTTTTCCTGGGCCAGGATGATCAGAATACCGGTAAACGCGCCGCTGCTCTGGATCAGGGCGGTAAAGGCCCCGCCGGCCAGAATGCCCAGCAGGGGGTTTTCCAGTCCCTGCAACAGGGTTATAAATTCCGGCCAGGTACGCAGGGGCGCCATGGCGTCGCTCATCAGTTTCATGCCGTAAAACAGAATGCCGAACCCCAGCAGGATTTCCCCCATGGCCATAACGATCCGGCGCCTGGAAAACATTCTGGCGCCGACCCCCGCGGCCACCATGATCAGGGCGTAGTCGGTGAGTTTGAAGGCAATAAGCTGGGCCGTTACCGTGGATCCCACGTCCGCGCCCAGAATCACGCCCAGGGACTGAACAAAGGTCATCAGTCCGGCCTGGACAAAACTGACCAGCATCACAGTGGTGGCGCTGCTGGACTGGATCACCATGGTGACAAAGCCCCCCACCAGAAAGCCGATCATCCGGTTGCGGGTCAGGGCGCCAAGAATCCGGCGCATCTGGGAGCCTGTCGAGTCCTTCAGGCCCTTGCTCATCTTTTCAAGGCCGTAGAGAAACAGGGCAAGACCGCCCATCAGGCCGATGATAATAAACGACCATGAAATGGGGCTGTGTGGCTCAGGCGACGGGGAGGCGAAACCGGTCGCGGGGATCAAAAGACACGCAAAAACAGCGGCCGCAAGCCCTGCCAGGACAGGCCTGCACAAAAAGTTTTTGCCGATCCGCTGTTTCATCTTTACCCTGCCGCCCCGGTTAAAAGAAAATATGCCAGGCCCCGGAAACCTCCGTGTCCGATTCATGCCGCACCCGTTCCCAATTGACCGTCACCGAGACCTGATGGTTTTTTGACAGCTTGAAATTGTTGGCAACCCCCACCCCACGTTCCGTGTGGTCGTCGCCGGCCACGAACCATT includes these proteins:
- a CDS encoding Na/Pi cotransporter family protein, whose protein sequence is MKQRIGKNFLCRPVLAGLAAAVFACLLIPATGFASPSPEPHSPISWSFIIIGLMGGLALFLYGLEKMSKGLKDSTGSQMRRILGALTRNRMIGFLVGGFVTMVIQSSSATTVMLVSFVQAGLMTFVQSLGVILGADVGSTVTAQLIAFKLTDYALIMVAAGVGARMFSRRRIVMAMGEILLGFGILFYGMKLMSDAMAPLRTWPEFITLLQGLENPLLGILAGGAFTALIQSSGAFTGILIILAQENLITLEAGIPMVLGANVGTCVTAILASIGMTREAKRVAMGHVLFKVAGVMLFVFWIPEFAAMVRDLTTHFGGGMARQIANAHTLFNVSVGLVFLPFTTVFARLIQKVFPDRKKEQITRELTTWYLDDSSIKTPEIAISLARTELSRMAKLLERMLRAIIIPFISDEQHVAKGVKEREEIELLRREIPKRDAIFPELTLMEGIDMREAKIDFLEEKIGDFLNRVLREGVSKESVSEVFGMMSIAKDMESIGDLIHRNMVPLIVKKKALHADFSDEGKEELMIYHNKVCTHIRLLKEAFVETNRDKACQIMSQERTYLDLESQFRLRHLERVHCQQQASQVTHEIHMELMDMLKQIVVYSSNIAATFSNTCAITRPQASAPEGPGVIPGVIFQEGPPTP